The following proteins are encoded in a genomic region of Nocardioides sp. cx-173:
- a CDS encoding small basic family protein translates to MIAVLGLAVGILLGIYLKIDVPLGFEQYLPIAVVAALDAVFGGLRAYLDGIFDDKVFVVSFVSNVVIAAGIVYVGDQLGVGGQLSTGVIVVLGIRIFSNVAAIRRHLFHA, encoded by the coding sequence GTGATCGCCGTGCTGGGCCTGGCCGTGGGCATCCTCCTCGGCATCTACCTCAAGATCGACGTGCCGCTGGGCTTCGAGCAGTACCTGCCGATCGCGGTGGTGGCGGCGCTCGATGCGGTCTTCGGTGGGCTGCGCGCCTACCTCGACGGCATCTTCGACGACAAGGTGTTCGTCGTCTCGTTCGTCAGCAACGTGGTGATCGCCGCGGGCATCGTCTACGTCGGCGACCAGTTGGGCGTCGGGGGCCAGCTCTCGACCGGCGTGATCGTGGTCCTCGGCATCCGGATCTTCTCGAACGTCGCGGCCATCCGAAGGCACCTC